CACAAGCGAGCGCGTCATCCCCGAGCCGCCGGGCTTCGACCCGCGCCGTTACTTCGGTTGCAGCCGCGAGACGCGCACGAACTTCACCGCCACTGGCTGGCCCAAAGGCGTGTTGTTCATGAACGTCCCGGCCTTCGCCGACACCACACATCCAGCCGGGCCTTACTCGCCGCCGGTGAACATCTACACGCACCGCCGCCTCGTGGACGCCGCGCACAATCAACTGCCACACGACCGTGAAGCCCTCTTCTTCAACTGGCCGCCGCAGGATTACCCGCTCGATGTCTGGCCCAAAGCTGTCGCTGACGCACTCGATGCCACGGAGCCCGGCGCGTCGCGGAAGAACCTCGTCGCGCTCACGCCCGCGCAGCGCCGCCTCGTGTTCGAGGACGCGAAGCGCCACTCGCTGGGCCTGCTGCATCACGTGCAGAAGCTGGAACCACGCTTCCGCAAACTGGAATTGACCGACGAGTTCGGCACGCCCGACCGCCTGCCGCCCAAGCCTTACATCCGCGAAAGCCTGCGGCTCGAAGCGCTCACCATGCTGCGCGAGCAAGACCTCCGCACCCCGCACCCGGAGCCGCGCTGGGCGAAGCTCATGCCCGGCGACGCGGTGTTCGGCTTTCAGTTCAACATCGATTTCCACCCCACGCGGCGGCAGTTCCTCAACGACGACCCGGCCGCGCCGTGGGCGACCATCCACACAGCCACGCGCAACTGGAGCACGCACACCGACCGCGGGATGTTCCCGCTGCGCGGCCTCGTGCCGATCACGCGCGACGGACTGCTCGGCGCGGGCAAAAACATCGGCGTCAGCAGCGTGGTGCAATCCGCGCTGCGCCTGCACGGGCAGATGATGCTGTGCGGACAGGCGAGCGGCACCGCAGCGTGGCTGTGCCTGCGCAACCACATCCAACCCCGCGCGCTCGCCGGAGATGCCACGCTCGTTGCGGAACTTCAGCGGACCCTGGTGCGCGGGAAGGACGGCCCGGGCGTGCTGCTCTGGCCCTATCACGATCTGCCGCCGGAGCACCCCGCCTTTGAAGCCATCAATCTCCTGAGTGTCGCCGGCGTGTGGCAGGCGGACGCCAGCAGTATTTTCTTTCAACCCGACCGTGAACTCAGCAGCAACGAGTGGAGCGCCTTACTGGCCCGATTGCCTGATTCCGTGAGCGCCAAACTCAAATCGGCACCGGCTCCGAAAACTCGTGCGCAAGCGGTCCAAACGGCCGAGAATGCGCTTTCTCAATAAACCCATGAACTCTCTCCTCATCAATCAAACCGCCCTTGTCACCGGCGGCGCGAAAGGCTATGGCGCGGGCATCGCGCAGCGTCTCCGTGAAGCGGGTGCCCGTGTCTGGATCACCGGACGCGACGATGCCGCACTGCACGCCACTGCGGCGCGGCTGGACGTGGACTGGCTTAAAGCCGATGTCACTTCACCGACGGACTGGGATCGCGTGGTGAAAACGATTCTCGGCGTGACCGGACGGCTCGATGTGCTGGTGAACAATGCCGGAGGCGGAATCAAGATCGCGCCCGTTGCCGAGCAGACTGACGAGAGTATCGCGGCGAGCATCGCGCTCAATCTGCTCGGCCCGCTCTACGGTTTCCGTCGCGTCGCGCCGGTGATGCAGGCCCAAGGCGGCGGCATCATCATCAACATTTCCAGCGTCTGCGCCCGCCACGCCTGGCCGGGCTGGGGTGTTTATTCGGCGGCCAAGGCGGGGTTCGACCAGTTCACCAAATCACTTGCGCTTGAACTCCGCCCGCACGGTGTCCGTGTCACGACCCTAATCACATCTTGGGGTGACACCGAGTTCACCACCGCCGCCGGCCTCGCGCCGCGCGACACGGCCACGCTCGCCCAATGCACCAAGCCCACCGAACTCGGCGACCACGTCGTCCACATCGCAACGCTGCCCGCGCACCTCTGCCTGCAAGAAACGGTGCTCGTTCCACTCGTGCAGGAGATTTCTCCCCTGTAGCCGCGCCATGAACTCAAAAACCCAATCTCCCTTGTCCGGCCAATTCTCCGCCTCCGCTCCGTCGGATACGCTCCTCCTCGCAAACTAAAGTCCCACTCGCATGCCCCACACGCAACATCCCATCGAACTCCTCCGCTTCAACACCTGC
This region of Verrucomicrobiota bacterium genomic DNA includes:
- a CDS encoding FAD-dependent oxidoreductase — encoded protein: MTSLLRFTTAAALLLATLPSCSLAAEAQRLEADLLVVGGNEAAVAAAVQAARLGVKHVVLVSDIAMLGGQFSAEGVGNVDEWTTVNGKRARFPRSGMFLEVARAIEATNQRHYGKAEPANSFCAWLTIEPREAARIFEEFVTPQVASGRLRIERGWEPVKVELAGNRVTGVNFTKESERLEVRARLTVDASDWGDVIQLSGAKWSAGPDAKARFGEPSAPEQITEANRREMNPLTWCVVVRGSTSERVIPEPPGFDPRRYFGCSRETRTNFTATGWPKGVLFMNVPAFADTTHPAGPYSPPVNIYTHRRLVDAAHNQLPHDREALFFNWPPQDYPLDVWPKAVADALDATEPGASRKNLVALTPAQRRLVFEDAKRHSLGLLHHVQKLEPRFRKLELTDEFGTPDRLPPKPYIRESLRLEALTMLREQDLRTPHPEPRWAKLMPGDAVFGFQFNIDFHPTRRQFLNDDPAAPWATIHTATRNWSTHTDRGMFPLRGLVPITRDGLLGAGKNIGVSSVVQSALRLHGQMMLCGQASGTAAWLCLRNHIQPRALAGDATLVAELQRTLVRGKDGPGVLLWPYHDLPPEHPAFEAINLLSVAGVWQADASSIFFQPDRELSSNEWSALLARLPDSVSAKLKSAPAPKTRAQAVQTAENALSQ
- a CDS encoding SDR family oxidoreductase, which codes for MRFLNKPMNSLLINQTALVTGGAKGYGAGIAQRLREAGARVWITGRDDAALHATAARLDVDWLKADVTSPTDWDRVVKTILGVTGRLDVLVNNAGGGIKIAPVAEQTDESIAASIALNLLGPLYGFRRVAPVMQAQGGGIIINISSVCARHAWPGWGVYSAAKAGFDQFTKSLALELRPHGVRVTTLITSWGDTEFTTAAGLAPRDTATLAQCTKPTELGDHVVHIATLPAHLCLQETVLVPLVQEISPL